A genome region from Senegalia massiliensis includes the following:
- a CDS encoding MnhB domain-containing protein: MKKSEILTCICRILFPFILIYGFYVIINGHLSPGGGFQGGAILATAILITYIVEVPILEDIVILVKIEKYSFFIIILVAMTSIFTRGSFFTNFVPEHMSMGVKTIFLLILNFLIGIKVSTGLITILTTFMEEGE, encoded by the coding sequence ATGAAAAAATCCGAAATTTTAACATGTATTTGTAGAATTTTATTTCCATTTATACTGATATATGGGTTTTATGTTATAATCAATGGACATTTATCTCCAGGTGGTGGATTTCAAGGAGGAGCAATACTTGCAACAGCTATACTAATAACATATATAGTGGAAGTACCAATATTAGAAGATATAGTAATATTAGTTAAAATAGAAAAATATAGTTTTTTTATAATTATATTAGTAGCAATGACCAGTATATTTACTAGAGGTAGCTTTTTTACTAATTTTGTTCCAGAACATATGAGTATGGGAGTAAAAACTATATTTTTATTAATCTTAAATTTTCTAATAGGTATTAAGGTTTCAACAGGCCTTATAACAATATTGACTACATTTATGGAAGAGGGTGAATAG
- a CDS encoding Na(+)/H(+) antiporter subunit B, whose protein sequence is MNIIILLQVFLIIISITVITLKNNLKSVIFFSVFSLISALLYYFYRAPDLALAEAAIGSAIIPLIFIIAISKQKEFIVVLGSVEDSFLDIESKSGIGYKILEELTDYYQLKLVFLKDKNDISFEVFRVRNVDLFIYKEDKHYVFKGNPASTITNRLSKICGDYKDVKVKFVEEEHVYD, encoded by the coding sequence ATGAATATAATAATTTTACTTCAAGTTTTTTTAATAATAATATCTATTACGGTAATAACATTAAAAAATAATTTAAAATCAGTTATTTTCTTTTCAGTATTTTCTCTTATTTCAGCTCTTCTTTATTATTTTTATAGGGCACCAGACTTGGCACTTGCTGAAGCTGCAATAGGAAGTGCAATAATACCCCTTATATTTATAATAGCTATATCTAAGCAAAAGGAGTTTATTGTAGTATTAGGAAGTGTAGAAGATAGCTTTCTAGATATAGAAAGTAAGTCTGGAATAGGATACAAAATATTAGAAGAATTAACTGATTATTATCAACTTAAACTAGTATTTTTAAAAGATAAAAATGATATATCATTTGAAGTATTTAGAGTTAGAAATGTGGACTTATTTATATATAAAGAAGATAAACATTATGTCTTTAAAGGAAATCCAGCATCTACTATTACTAATAGACTAAGTAAAATTTGTGGAGACTATAAAGATGTAAAGGTGAAATTTGTAGAGGAGGAACATGTTTATGATTAA
- the mnhG gene encoding monovalent cation/H(+) antiporter subunit G: MIFDIISIILIFLSWIFIFFGVLGIYRFKNIYARLLTSSNIDTVAFITIIFALIFKVGINTLSIRLIIILVFMLLTGPVSNHIIARSAYLNGIPSKPDKERL; the protein is encoded by the coding sequence ATGATATTTGATATTATTTCGATAATTTTAATTTTTCTTTCATGGATATTTATATTTTTTGGAGTTTTGGGTATATATAGATTCAAAAATATTTATGCTAGATTACTTACTAGTAGCAATATAGATACAGTGGCTTTTATTACAATAATATTTGCTCTAATATTTAAAGTTGGAATAAACACATTATCAATAAGACTTATTATAATACTAGTATTTATGCTACTTACAGGTCCAGTTAGTAATCATATCATAGCAAGAAGTGCATATTTAAATGGTATACCTTCAAAACCAGATAAGGAGAGATTATGA
- a CDS encoding monovalent cation/H+ antiporter complex subunit F: MFLIITMVVLIIAMFFVLIKMVKGPTLWDRLMCLNLISAHTILLITIYGIYKESSMLLDIAISYGIIGFLTITLLSRFLLRGGRQK, encoded by the coding sequence ATGTTTTTAATCATAACTATGGTTGTTTTGATAATTGCAATGTTTTTTGTTTTAATAAAAATGGTAAAAGGGCCTACTCTTTGGGACAGGCTAATGTGCCTTAATTTAATTTCAGCACATACAATACTTCTTATAACAATATATGGAATATATAAAGAAAGTTCAATGCTTTTAGATATTGCAATATCTTATGGGATCATAGGATTTTTGACTATAACGCTTCTTTCAAGATTTTTACTTAGAGGAGGAAGACAAAAATGA
- a CDS encoding Na+/H+ antiporter subunit E, with amino-acid sequence MKVKKFHPKMFIILFIFWMLLTLNLEILNIIGGIIVSFIVTYLSYGLLYTENGFLFSFPSIYTWIKYIFILISEIYISSIDLMKSIIKDEYDPSILEIELDLKDSFLITLVANSITLTPGTITVDKKDNKLIVLYIRQDENGDAEKNIKEKFEKLFIKKEN; translated from the coding sequence ATGAAAGTAAAGAAATTTCACCCTAAGATGTTTATTATTCTATTTATATTTTGGATGTTACTTACTCTTAATTTAGAGATTTTAAATATAATAGGAGGGATTATAGTTTCTTTTATAGTAACCTATTTGTCTTATGGATTACTATATACTGAAAACGGATTTTTATTTTCGTTTCCTAGTATTTATACATGGATAAAGTACATATTTATTCTTATTTCAGAAATTTATATATCTTCTATAGATCTGATGAAAAGCATAATAAAAGATGAATATGATCCTTCTATATTGGAGATAGAGCTAGATTTAAAAGATTCTTTTTTGATTACACTTGTAGCTAATTCAATAACACTTACACCAGGGACAATTACTGTAGATAAAAAAGACAACAAATTAATCGTATTATATATAAGGCAAGATGAAAATGGAGACGCAGAAAAAAATATCAAAGAGAAATTTGAAAAACTCTTTATTAAAAAGGAGAATTGA
- the rho gene encoding transcription termination factor Rho, producing the protein MKRSDLESMKLDQLKSIAKNVGLKGFTKFRKDELIDHLLKAGDLEKIEKLNQKEMHKKELPDRLSEEIDKSKEINYVEGILELHPDGGYGFLRRQNYLSGDNDIYISPSQIRRFNLKTGDKVFGITRPAKTGEKYNALLYVKKVNDLNPESATNRPNFDTLTPIYPIERMTLETNPSEISTRIIDLIAPIGRGQRGMIVAPPKAGKTVLLKKVANSIAKNHPDVEIIILLIDERPEEVTDMQRSVKGDVAYSTFDELPRHHTKVAEMVLERAKRLVEHGKDVVILLDSITRLARAYNLIIPPTGRTLSGGLDPGALHKPKSFFGAARKIENGGSLTILATALIDTGSRMDDVIFEEFKGTGNMEVHLDRKLSEKRIFPAIDINKSGTRREDLLLSQKELETIWNIRKALGNTSTVDVAEMILEKLMKTKTNFEFIEIMRNKK; encoded by the coding sequence TTGAAACGATCGGACCTAGAGTCGATGAAATTAGACCAGTTAAAAAGCATAGCAAAAAATGTAGGTCTAAAAGGGTTTACTAAATTTAGAAAAGACGAATTGATAGATCATTTATTAAAGGCAGGAGATTTAGAAAAAATAGAAAAATTAAATCAAAAAGAAATGCACAAAAAAGAGTTGCCAGACAGACTATCAGAAGAAATAGATAAAAGCAAAGAAATAAATTATGTTGAAGGGATACTTGAACTTCACCCTGATGGTGGATACGGATTTTTAAGACGTCAAAATTATCTTTCAGGAGATAATGATATATACATATCTCCTTCACAAATAAGAAGATTCAATCTTAAAACAGGTGATAAAGTATTTGGGATAACAAGACCTGCAAAAACAGGTGAAAAATATAATGCTTTATTATATGTTAAGAAGGTAAACGATTTAAATCCTGAGAGTGCAACTAATAGACCAAACTTTGATACACTTACCCCTATTTATCCTATTGAAAGAATGACTCTTGAAACAAACCCATCTGAAATTTCAACTAGAATAATAGATCTTATTGCTCCAATAGGAAGAGGCCAAAGAGGAATGATAGTAGCTCCTCCAAAGGCAGGAAAAACAGTACTTCTTAAAAAAGTTGCTAATAGTATAGCAAAAAATCATCCTGATGTAGAAATTATAATATTATTAATAGATGAAAGACCTGAAGAAGTTACAGATATGCAACGTTCAGTTAAAGGAGATGTAGCGTATTCTACATTTGATGAGCTTCCACGTCATCATACAAAAGTGGCAGAAATGGTGTTAGAACGTGCCAAAAGATTAGTTGAACATGGTAAAGATGTAGTTATACTTTTAGATAGCATAACAAGACTTGCTCGTGCATATAATCTTATAATACCACCAACAGGTAGAACACTTTCAGGAGGACTTGATCCAGGAGCATTACATAAACCAAAAAGCTTTTTTGGGGCAGCAAGAAAAATAGAAAATGGAGGAAGTCTTACTATACTTGCAACAGCTTTAATTGATACAGGTAGCAGAATGGATGATGTAATATTTGAAGAATTTAAAGGAACAGGAAATATGGAAGTGCATTTAGATAGAAAATTATCTGAGAAGAGAATATTCCCTGCAATTGATATAAATAAATCTGGTACAAGAAGAGAAGACTTACTTTTATCACAAAAAGAACTTGAAACAATTTGGAATATAAGAAAGGCACTTGGTAATACTTCTACTGTAGATGTAGCAGAAATGATACTTGAAAAATTAATGAAGACAAAAACAAACTTTGAGTTCATTGAGATAATGAGGAATAAAAAATAG
- a CDS encoding NADPH-dependent oxidoreductase translates to MNNVLDLLKDHRSIRKYKEDSVPEEYLDNIIQSVQSAPTSINGQQISVIAIEDKARKKKISQLSGDQEWIDQAPLMLIFCSDFYKAKLALEKQGKEFGIIDNIEATLVGSVDVGIALEAAIVSAESLGLGIVPIGAVRKESEELAKMLELPEYVFPMVGLCIGFPMDRSNKKPRLPKKAVFHREKYDSKDMKKLIDEYDSTMSDYMKERTNGESDRNWSQTVAQIYENVYFPKVSDSIRKKGYKSE, encoded by the coding sequence TTGAATAATGTTTTAGATTTATTGAAAGATCATAGATCAATTAGAAAGTATAAAGAGGATAGTGTCCCAGAAGAATATTTAGATAATATAATACAATCAGTACAATCAGCACCAACGTCCATAAATGGACAACAAATATCAGTCATTGCAATAGAGGATAAAGCTAGGAAAAAGAAAATCTCTCAATTATCAGGAGATCAAGAATGGATAGATCAAGCGCCACTTATGCTTATATTCTGTTCAGATTTTTATAAAGCAAAATTAGCACTTGAAAAGCAAGGAAAAGAATTTGGAATAATTGATAATATAGAGGCAACATTAGTAGGTTCAGTAGATGTAGGTATTGCTTTAGAAGCAGCTATTGTATCTGCAGAATCATTAGGTCTTGGAATAGTCCCTATTGGTGCAGTTAGAAAAGAATCCGAAGAATTAGCTAAGATGTTAGAATTACCTGAATATGTATTTCCTATGGTAGGACTATGTATAGGATTTCCTATGGATAGGTCAAATAAAAAACCAAGACTTCCTAAAAAGGCAGTTTTCCATAGAGAAAAATATGATTCAAAAGACATGAAAAAGTTAATAGATGAATATGATTCTACAATGAGTGATTATATGAAAGAAAGAACTAATGGAGAATCAGATAGAAATTGGAGTCAAACAGTAGCACAAATATATGAAAATGTTTACTTTCCTAAAGTAAGTGATTCAATAAGAAAAAAAGGCTATAAATCAGAATAG
- the glpX gene encoding class II fructose-bisphosphatase, producing the protein MNLDRNLALSLVRVTEIASLAAAKYMGRGDKIGADGAAVDGMRSAFNLAEVKGTVVIGEGEKDKAPMLFIGEEIGAGTEESIEVDIAVDPLDGTTLVAKGLPNAIAVIAMAPKGCLLHAPDTYMEKIVVGPKAKGKIRLDASVEENLTAVAKALNKEISDLTVTIQDRPRHFDLIREIRSIGARIKLFGEGDVAAALATGFDDTGIDILMGIGGAPEGVITAAAIKAMGGDMVGRLNVRSDEELQRCRDLNLTDEDINKTLSLDDLVKGDEAFFSATGISDGDLLKGVVYKGNNVATTHSVVMRSKTGTIRFVEAIHKLDKNDILINLMNKHGEA; encoded by the coding sequence ATGAATTTAGATAGGAATTTAGCACTTTCATTAGTTAGAGTTACAGAAATAGCTTCACTTGCTGCAGCAAAATATATGGGTAGAGGAGACAAAATAGGAGCAGATGGAGCAGCAGTAGATGGAATGAGAAGTGCTTTTAATTTAGCAGAAGTAAAAGGAACTGTAGTTATAGGAGAGGGAGAGAAAGATAAAGCACCTATGCTTTTTATAGGAGAAGAAATAGGAGCAGGAACTGAGGAATCCATAGAAGTAGATATAGCAGTTGATCCATTAGATGGTACAACTTTAGTTGCAAAGGGTCTTCCAAATGCTATAGCAGTAATAGCAATGGCTCCAAAGGGATGTTTATTACATGCACCAGATACTTATATGGAAAAAATAGTAGTAGGACCTAAAGCTAAAGGGAAGATTAGATTAGATGCATCAGTGGAAGAAAATTTAACTGCTGTTGCAAAAGCATTAAACAAGGAAATTTCAGACTTAACAGTTACAATACAAGATAGACCGAGACATTTTGATTTAATTAGAGAAATTAGAAGCATAGGTGCAAGAATAAAATTATTTGGAGAAGGTGATGTAGCTGCAGCACTTGCTACAGGCTTTGATGATACTGGAATTGATATACTAATGGGAATAGGTGGTGCACCAGAGGGCGTAATAACAGCAGCAGCTATAAAGGCCATGGGTGGAGATATGGTAGGAAGACTAAATGTAAGATCTGATGAAGAATTACAAAGATGTAGAGATCTAAATTTAACAGATGAAGATATAAATAAAACACTTTCATTAGATGATCTTGTAAAAGGTGATGAAGCATTCTTTTCTGCAACAGGAATAAGTGATGGAGATTTACTTAAAGGAGTAGTATATAAAGGGAATAATGTAGCAACTACACATTCTGTAGTAATGAGATCAAAAACAGGAACTATACGTTTTGTAGAAGCTATTCATAAGTTGGATAAAAATGATATTCTTATAAATCTTATGAATAAACATGGAGAAGCTTAG
- a CDS encoding M15 family metallopeptidase encodes MKKIITLLLTLILSIAIIGCENTEDNDKTEIQQQNDNKKDNKNNEQTQENEKEESYLEKTITTNASGEQVVTNPNDILVLTNKNRNLPKDYEPEDLVDPDIPFVFKDSPVRFMRQIAAENLEELFKAGSKSGFKFYGRSGYRSYDIQTSLFNQYVEANGIEEANKFSAKPGQSEHQTGLAMDVTSEVVNNQLTESFGETADGKWLASNAHKFGFIIRFPKGKEDITGYQYEPWHLRYVGKDVSKEIYDLNITLEEYFKDYFSK; translated from the coding sequence ATGAAAAAAATTATAACTTTATTACTAACTCTTATTTTATCTATAGCTATTATTGGATGTGAAAATACAGAAGATAATGATAAAACTGAAATTCAACAACAAAATGATAACAAAAAAGATAATAAAAATAATGAACAAACTCAAGAAAACGAAAAAGAAGAATCATATTTAGAAAAAACTATAACTACAAATGCTAGTGGCGAACAAGTTGTAACTAACCCAAATGATATACTAGTTCTAACAAATAAAAATAGAAATTTACCTAAAGATTATGAACCAGAAGATCTAGTTGATCCTGATATCCCATTTGTATTCAAGGATAGTCCTGTAAGATTTATGAGACAAATAGCAGCTGAAAATTTAGAAGAATTATTTAAAGCTGGAAGTAAATCAGGTTTTAAGTTCTATGGTAGATCTGGATATAGATCTTATGATATTCAAACATCTTTATTTAATCAATATGTAGAAGCAAATGGCATAGAAGAAGCAAATAAGTTTAGTGCAAAACCTGGACAAAGCGAACATCAAACAGGACTTGCCATGGATGTTACCTCTGAAGTTGTCAATAATCAACTTACAGAATCATTTGGTGAAACAGCTGATGGCAAATGGTTGGCTTCCAATGCTCATAAATTTGGATTCATTATAAGATTTCCTAAAGGAAAAGAAGATATAACTGGTTACCAGTATGAACCTTGGCATTTAAGATATGTTGGTAAAGATGTTTCAAAAGAAATATATGATTTAAATATAACATTAGAAGAATATTTTAAGGACTACTTTTCAAAGTAG
- a CDS encoding hemolysin family protein → MDFILILILILLNGFFAAAEFALVSIEREKYESEKYNTSKKVQSLLKITENPSRFLATIQVGITLAGFLASASAAVTISKPFGEILEATGLPVISDFSDQIAIVIGTIILSFITLVFGELVPKRIALANTERTALFSVTPINLLSKIMKPVIFILTKTTDIVAKLLGTDTEGAEEKITEEEIRNTIRKGRRHGVLNPTETEMLERIFEFDDKLVKDIKTAKNKIFSVNIETDIKGMMDGIIKSGFSRIPVRDKSDDIIGILYIKDLFYEMERIKKQEIEIKNILRKPYFVPETKKIDTLYKELKVNQNHMAIIIDEYGSISGIVTLEDILEEIVGEIFDEFEQEIHSIKYLEEGVYLVDGLESIKKVNEELELDLPLDGPDTIGGFVLSLLDDIPDKDDYPMINFNNIIFKVEKIKGKRIKVVKMTITK, encoded by the coding sequence ATGGATTTTATTTTGATACTAATACTTATACTACTAAATGGATTCTTTGCAGCAGCTGAATTTGCCCTTGTTTCAATAGAAAGAGAAAAATATGAATCTGAAAAATATAACACTAGTAAAAAAGTACAAAGTCTTTTAAAAATAACTGAAAATCCTAGTAGGTTTTTAGCTACAATACAGGTAGGGATAACACTTGCTGGTTTTTTAGCTAGTGCATCTGCAGCAGTAACGATTTCAAAGCCTTTTGGTGAAATATTAGAAGCCACAGGATTACCTGTAATATCCGACTTTAGTGATCAAATTGCAATAGTAATAGGGACAATAATACTTTCATTTATTACTTTAGTATTTGGAGAATTGGTACCAAAAAGAATAGCCCTTGCAAATACAGAACGTACAGCATTATTTTCAGTAACACCAATAAATTTATTATCTAAAATTATGAAACCAGTAATATTTATACTTACGAAAACCACAGATATTGTAGCAAAGTTATTAGGTACTGATACAGAAGGAGCAGAAGAAAAAATAACAGAAGAAGAAATAAGAAATACAATAAGGAAAGGTAGAAGGCATGGAGTATTAAATCCTACAGAAACAGAAATGCTTGAACGGATATTTGAGTTCGATGATAAACTTGTAAAAGACATTAAAACTGCTAAAAATAAAATATTCTCAGTCAATATAGAAACAGATATTAAAGGTATGATGGATGGAATAATAAAAAGTGGTTTTTCTCGAATACCTGTAAGGGATAAAAGTGATGATATAATTGGGATACTTTATATAAAAGATTTATTTTATGAAATGGAACGAATAAAAAAACAGGAAATAGAAATAAAGAATATACTTAGGAAACCTTATTTTGTACCAGAAACTAAAAAGATAGATACATTATATAAAGAATTAAAAGTAAATCAAAATCATATGGCTATAATAATAGATGAATATGGCTCCATTTCAGGAATTGTAACCCTTGAGGATATATTAGAAGAGATAGTGGGAGAGATATTTGATGAATTTGAACAAGAAATACACTCTATAAAATATTTAGAAGAGGGTGTATATTTAGTTGATGGACTTGAAAGCATAAAAAAAGTAAATGAAGAGTTAGAGTTAGATTTACCTTTAGATGGCCCAGATACTATAGGTGGATTTGTACTTAGTTTACTTGATGATATCCCAGATAAAGATGATTATCCTATGATTAACTTTAATAATATAATATTTAAGGTAGAAAAGATAAAAGGCAAGAGAATAAAAGTTGTAAAAATGACAATAACAAAGTAA